The following are from one region of the Populus trichocarpa isolate Nisqually-1 chromosome 8, P.trichocarpa_v4.1, whole genome shotgun sequence genome:
- the LOC7473428 gene encoding acireductone dioxygenase 1 isoform X2, with the protein MDETSGEDQRLPRHCNPKEFVSLDYLAELGVLYWRLNPANYENDEELKKIREDRGYNYMDLLDICPEKVADFKEKLKNFYTEHIHADEEIRYCLEGSAYFDVRDKDDRWIRIWIKAGDLIILPAGIYHRFTLDTGDYVKLMRLFVGEPVWTAYNRPQEDHPARKEYIKSMVTEKVGVALEAF; encoded by the exons ATGGATGAAACTAGTGGAGAAGACCAAAGACTCCCTCGTCACTGTAACCCAAAAGAGTTCGTTTCCCTTGACTACTTGGCTG AGTTGGGAGTGTTATACTGGCGCTTGAACCCAGCGAACTACGAGAACGATGAAGAATTAAAGAAGATTAGGGAAGACAGGGGATACAATTACATG GACTTGCTTGATATTTGCCCAGAGAAAGTTGCTGATTTCAAGGAGAAGCTTAAGAACTTCTATACGGAGCACATACATGCTGATGAAGAGATACGTTACTGCTTAGAAGGAAGTGCATATTTTGATGTGCGAGACAAAGATGATCGTTGGATCCGTATCTGGATCAAGGCGGGTGATCTTATCATTCTGCCCGCAGGGATCTACCATCGGTTCACTCTCGACACTGGTGACTATGTTAAG TTGATGAGGTTGTTCGTGGGAGAGCCAGTGTGGACAGCTTATAATCGCCCACAGGAAGATCATCCAGCAAGGAAGGAGTATATCAAGAGTATGGTGACCGAGAAGGTTGGCGTGGCACTTGAAGCTTTTTAA
- the LOC7473428 gene encoding acireductone dioxygenase 1 isoform X1 yields MAIEAWFMDETSGEDQRLPRHCNPKEFVSLDYLAELGVLYWRLNPANYENDEELKKIREDRGYNYMDLLDICPEKVADFKEKLKNFYTEHIHADEEIRYCLEGSAYFDVRDKDDRWIRIWIKAGDLIILPAGIYHRFTLDTGDYVKLMRLFVGEPVWTAYNRPQEDHPARKEYIKSMVTEKVGVALEAF; encoded by the exons ATGGCTATCGAG GCATGGTTCATGGATGAAACTAGTGGAGAAGACCAAAGACTCCCTCGTCACTGTAACCCAAAAGAGTTCGTTTCCCTTGACTACTTGGCTG AGTTGGGAGTGTTATACTGGCGCTTGAACCCAGCGAACTACGAGAACGATGAAGAATTAAAGAAGATTAGGGAAGACAGGGGATACAATTACATG GACTTGCTTGATATTTGCCCAGAGAAAGTTGCTGATTTCAAGGAGAAGCTTAAGAACTTCTATACGGAGCACATACATGCTGATGAAGAGATACGTTACTGCTTAGAAGGAAGTGCATATTTTGATGTGCGAGACAAAGATGATCGTTGGATCCGTATCTGGATCAAGGCGGGTGATCTTATCATTCTGCCCGCAGGGATCTACCATCGGTTCACTCTCGACACTGGTGACTATGTTAAG TTGATGAGGTTGTTCGTGGGAGAGCCAGTGTGGACAGCTTATAATCGCCCACAGGAAGATCATCCAGCAAGGAAGGAGTATATCAAGAGTATGGTGACCGAGAAGGTTGGCGTGGCACTTGAAGCTTTTTAA
- the LOC7467506 gene encoding acireductone dioxygenase 2: protein MVAPAKDPREEVIQAWYMDDTDEDQRLPHHREPKEFVSLDQLAELGVLSWKLDADNHETDAELKKIREERGYSYVDLIEVCPEKLPNYEEKIKSFFEEHLHTDEEIRYCLGGSGYFDVRDHNDHWIRVWVKKGGMIVLPAGIYHRFTLDTDNYIKAMRLFVGDPVWTPFNRPHDHLPARKEYVQAFVSKDDSARAVDAAA from the exons ATGGTTGCACCGGCAAAG GATCCCAGAGAAGAAGTCATTCAAGCATGGTACATGGATGATACTGATGAAGACCAGCGGCTGCCTCATCACAGGGAGCCCAAGGAATTTGTGTCTTTGGACCAACTTGCTG AGCTTGGTGTGCTTAGTTGGAAGCTTGATGCTGACAACCATGAAACAGATGCAGAGTTGAAGAAGATACGTGAAGAGCGTGGATATTCCTATGTG GACTTGATTGAAGTTTGCCCAGAGAAACTGCCTAATTATGAGGAGAAGATCAAGAGTTTTTTCGAAGAACATCTTCACACTGATGAGGAGATCCGCTACTGTTTGGGTGGAAGTG GTTATTTTGATGTCAGGGATCATAATGACCACTGGATTCGTGTTTGGGTGAAGAAAGGTGGAATGATCGTCTTACCTGCTGGAATTTACCACCGTTTCACGTTGGACACAGATAACTATATCAAg GCAATGAGGCTGTTTGTGGGTGATCCAGTTTGGACTCCTTTTAATCGGCCACATGATCATCTACCTGCAAG GAAAGAGTATGTGCAAGCTTTTGTTAGCAAGGACGACAGTGCTCGTGCTGTTGATGCTGCTGCATGA